The Natronosporangium hydrolyticum nucleotide sequence GCCTCTCAGCCGTCTTCCAACTCCCGGTCGACCAGCTGAAGATCGACCGTACCTTCGTCTCCGCGCTGGGCACCTCCCGCGAGGCGAAAGGTCTGGTGTGCTCGATCCTCGAACTCGGGCGGGAACTCGGGCAGCTGGTCGTCGCCGAGGGCGTCGAGGAGGTGCAGCAGCGGCAGACCTTATGGGAGCTGGGCTGCGTCGCCGCTCAGGGGAGCCTGTTCGGGTGGCCGCCGCAGACCAGCGATGCGCTGTTGCGCTCGCTGCGGCAAGGCTTCGACGGCGAGCAGGGGACGTTGGCGCCGAAGCTGCAGCAGCTGGCCCGAGCCGACTCCGTCGGCTAACCGCGCTGGTCGCCCAGCCGTCGGCTAGCTGCGCTGGCCGAGTGGAGGCCGGACCAGCGTGTTGTCGATGTAGCAGTAGCGCCAGTGCTCACCCGGCTCCAGCGACTCCACGATCGGGTGGTTGGTCTGCCGGAAATGAGCAGTTGCATGCTTGTTGATCGAGTCGTCACAGCATCGCACCACACCACAGCTAAGACACAGTCGCAGCTGCACCCAGTCGTCTCCGGTAGCGACGCACTCCGCGCATTCTTGCTGGTCGGTCTCGGTCACCCTGATCTGGTCCAGATGGGTGCAGGCGGTGCTGATCGTCTCCTCGCGTACGTAACGCCAGTTCTCGCGAAACAGCCAATCCGGCAGCACCCGGGCCAGCAGCCGGGAGCGGGCAGCGAGCAACGGGCTGAAGATGGCCAGGATGAGGACGTAGAGAGCGACGAATGGTCCGATCCGGGCATCCAGCCCGGCCGCGAGCGCCAGCGTCACCAGGATCAGGGAGAACTCGCCCCGGCCGAGGATGGTCAACCCGATGTTCGCCGCCGCCCGCTGGTTGAGCCCGAACAGCCGGGCGGTCCACACCCCGGCGATGACGTTGCAGGCCACAGTGACGACTACCGCGATCGCGACCGGAATCGCCACCGCCCCGAAGTCGCCCACGTCGATGCTCAGTCCGAAGGTCACGAAGAACACCGCGGCGAACAGGTCCCGCATCGGCAGCACCACGCGTTCCACTCGCTCCCGGACCGCGGTACGCGAGACCACCAGGCCGATGAGCAGCGCCCCGATCGCGTCGGAGACCCCGACCTCCTCGGAGAGCCCGGCGACGAGCACCACCAGGCCGATCGCGAGCACCGCCAGCAGCTCGTCCTCCCGGCTGCCGATCACCGTCCCGATCACCCGGGCGCCGTAACGGGCGATGGTGAACAGCAGCAGCAGGAACCCGAAGCTGATCGCGATGTCCCGGGCGAAGCCCAACGGCGACCCGGCGCCGGAGAGCACCGGCGCCAACAGCGCCAGATAGAAGGCGAGGAAGATGTCCTCGATGACGATGATCCCCAGCACCGCCGGGGTCTCGACGTTGGCTAGCCGGCGTAGCTCGATCAGCAGCTTGGTGGCGATAGCGGAGGAGGAGATTCCCATCGCACCGGCGATCACCAGCGCCTCCGCTGCCCCCCACCCGAGCGCGAACCCGAGCGCCAAACCGGCCGAAATGTTGAGGCCGATATAGAAACCGGCGGCAAGAAACAGCCGCCGACCGCTGCTGAGCACCTGTTCGACCGGGAACTCCAGACCCAGGTGAAACAGCAGCAGCACCAGCCCAAGCGCCGCCAGCAGCGACAGATCACCGGGGTGCGCAACGAAGACCGGCCCGGGCGTACCCGGTCCGAGGAGGATCCCCACGATCAGGTAGCAGGGGATCGTTGGTAGGCCGAAGCGGCGGCCGATGCGTGCCACCAGCCCGGCGACCAGGACCACCGCCCCGATCCCGATCAGGTCGACATGCTCCACCCCGCGCCCCCCGCCGCCGCGGTGTTCACTCTTCGAAGAAGGTGCCGCCGAGCAGCGCCCCCAACTTGCGGGCTTGCTCCTCGGTCAGCTCAACCACCGCGGTCGGCTCATCGCTGGTGTCGGCGAAGACGTAGAGATCGCGGGTGCGGTCCTTACGGACCACCACCGAGAGCCGGCGCTCGCCGCGGCCAAGGTCGAGGTCGTAGCGCCGGCCGATCCCCGGTAGCTCCTGGACGTGCACGCCATGACCCATCCTGCGCTCCTTGGTGAGGGTCGGACTATCTCCAGCTTACGGCGCGGTGCCCAGCGTCTGTCGCTATTCGGCGGCAAGCCGGGCGGCGTTCGCGGGCACAGCGGCGTTACTGCTCGGCCACCTCGAGGACCGGCGAGCTCTCATCGCCGCTCCCCGGTTGGGCCGCGGCCCGGGGCCGGCCGAGTACGAGATAACCGAGGCCGAGGATGCCCCGGTAACCACCGACGTACTGGCGCAGCCGGGAGTCGAGCTCGTCGCCGACCTCGGTGGCCTGCGGGTCGGCCGGGTTCGCCAGCAGCCACTCCTGGCTGCCCGCCAACCAGCTCGACTCGAAGTCGTCCCATTCCCGCTGGTCGGCGGTGCTCAGGTGCAGCACCCGCCAACCGGTTACCCGGGCCTGCTCGACCAGGTCCGCGAGCGAGCCGGTCTGGTCGCCGAAGAGGTCGATCAGCTCGGCGGTTGGCGACTGCTGCCAGAAGACCTCCCCGAACAGCAACCGGCCCCCGGGGCTGACCAGGTGGGTCAGCGCGCGCAGCGCGTCAACGGTCCCACCGAGGGCGTGGGCGGCGCCGACGCAGAGCACCCGGTCGGCCGGTTCGCGCCAGTCCGCGGCGTCGTGGGCCACGAACCGCACCCGGGCGTCGAGCGACCGGTCGGCGGCGAGGGCGCGACCCTGCGTCAGCAGCGCCTCGTCCACGTCGACCCCGGTGCCGGTCACCTCGGTGGGCGCCGCGTCAACCGCGCGCAGCAGCAGCTCACCCCACCCGCAGCCCAGGTCGAGCAGGTGGCTGGCGGCCGGCAGGTCCAGTCGCTGTAGCAGTAGTTCGGCGTGGCTGTCCGAGAGCGGAGTGTTCCACCGCATCCGGGCGTACCGGGCGGCGCGCAGAGCTGGTGACGACATCCGGCGAGTCTGGCAGCGGGCGATGGGCGGTGCACCCTGATTTCACCGGCGGGCGCCCGCGCCAGCGAGCATGTCCTTCTTGGTGGGTTGAGTGGCGCCAGATTTGCCAGGTTCGATCAGTTCTGTGAACCTAGTGGATCACCACTCAACCCACCAAGAAATACATGGCCCCTGGCGGGACCGCCCGTAGGTAGGTGAAACTCGGTCGGCGGTGTCGCTCGCCGTCGCCGGTTACGCTTGGTGCCCTTTCGGTGCCTGAAACCAAGAATGGCGCGGGAGCCCGTCCCTGGTACCCCAGGTTGTTGCCCCCGAGCACGTGTCTCAGTGTCATGAGTCTATGACGGGCTCCGCGGGCGACGCCGTCTGATTGGTGCGCGATCGGATGGAGGCCCGTTTGGAGATTATTTACACCCATGTGGGTGGGATAGACGTGCACAAGAAGCAGGTCACGGTGACCGCGCGTACGCCGGACCCGAAGCGGGACAGACGGTGGGAGACCACCCGCACGTTTCGTGCTTTCTACGCCGATCTGCTGAAGATGGCCTCGTGGTTGGTAGTGGAGCGGGGGGTCCGGCATGTGGCGATGGAGTCGACCGGCCCGTACTGGTGGCCGGTGTACTCGGCGTTGCGGGAGGTTGCCGGCCCTGAGCTGACCATTGAGGTCGTCAACGCCGCACACGTCAAAGCGGTTCCGGGGCGTAAAACCGATGTCAAGGACGCTGCGTGGCTGGCCCAGTTGATGGAGGTGGGTTTGCTGCGGGGCAGCTTTGTGCCCCCGGAACAGGTTCGGGTGATGCGGGACTGGAGCAGGTACTTGACCAAGCTGACCCAGGAACGTAGCCGGGAGAAGCAGCGGCTGTTGAAGATGTTGGAAGCGGCGGGGATCAAGCTGGACAACGTAGCCTCGGACACGTTCGGGGTCTCTGGCCGGTTGATGCTTGAGGCGTTGGTGGCTGGCGAGCGTGATCCGCAGGTGTTGGCGGGGTTGGCTCGTGGAGTGCTGCGTAACAAGGCTTCTGATCTGCGGCTGGCTTTGGCGGGGCGGTTCACCGCTCATCATGGGGAGATGGTCGGGCTGCACCTTGCCCGTATCGATCATCTCGAGCAGATGGTGGGCCAGGTCAAAGACAAGATTGGTCGTCTTGGTGGTGAGCAACCCGGTGGGCTGGTCGCCCCGTTTGCTGCTCAGGCGCGGTTGTTGATGAGTATCCCCGGTCTGGGTGAACGTGCCGCCACGGTGATCATTTCGGAGATCGGTGTGGATATGGGCAGGTTTCCCACCGGGAAACATTTGGCTGCCTGGGCTGGGCTGGCTCCGGGTAACAATGAGTCGGCTGGGCGGCGTCGTAGAAGTCGTCACCGTAAAGGCAACAGCCATGTGCAGTCGATCCTCGTGGAGGCGGCCTTGTCGGTGTCGCGGACCCGGACCAGGCTTGGGGCCCGCTTCCACCGGCTGCACCGCCGTTTCGGCGGTAGAACCAGTCCGGGCGCGGCGAAGAAGGCTGCCTTCGCTGTGGCGCACACTCTGATCAAGGTCATCTGGAGTGTGCTGAGCACCGGTGTGGCCTATCAGGATCTGGGTCACGACTATTACACCCGCCGTCTCGACCCGCACATGCAGACGAAGAAGCTGGTCGCCCAACTGGAGATGCTGTCGGGCAAGAAGATCGTCTTCGTGGACGATGGTGGTGAGGCCACCGCCTGATCCGCCGCCCCATATGGGCGGGAAGAGCGCCGACAATGCCGATCTTGCGGCGAAGGTCAGGGCTCAAGCGGCCCGACAACGTGGTCGCTCTTCCCGCGACACCACAGCTTGCCGCAGCCATCATCGCTTGGCAAGCCCTTCAGCATGCCCACCCACATGATTCGCGGCTTCGCCGCGAAGCTGCCGCGCTTGTGGCTGGGCCCGAGTTTCGTCTCAGAAGGCAGGCCCCCTGAGTCGCGCGTGAGCTGCCCCGACCTGGAGCAACCCGCTGGGTTGCCCGGCCCGGCCGACCGACCCGCCGTGCGCGGGCCTCCTGAGTTTGCGCAGGTCAAGGGGCTGGCGGTGGCGACCCCAGTCTTCCCTTGCGGTTGCGTTGTCGGTGGCTCCGGTGGGCGACAACACCGGAGCCACCGTGGTGGGTCAGCCCACCGGCGGGCCGTCGATCACCAGCAGGTGACCGTCGACCAGCAACTCTGCCGACAGCGTGTACTCACCGGGCGGCAGGTCGCGGATGACTCCCAGATAGAACCCGCCGGCCCAGGCGGGCTGCACTCGGGCGACCTCCTCGCCGTCGCCGTCCCGCACGACCAGCTCCGCCAACTCGGCGGGGGCGGGTCGAACCGGTGGGCCGGTCAACGTCAGCGTCACCGGATGGTTGCCACCGCCGCCGCGCACCTCCCACTCGGCCTGCCAGCGGCTTACCGTCACCGGTTCCGAGGGCGGGGATTCCCCAGCCGGGTTGCTGGCGACCGCGGTCAGCTCGGTCTGCCCGACCGGCAGCGGCACCGCTACCGACCAGGCCCCGTCGACGTCCGCCTCGGTGCTCGCTACCGGCTCGCCCGACGCCAGGACGGTGACCGTGGACCCCGGCGCGGCCTCGCCGCCGGCCTCGACCGTCTCGGTCACCACCAGCGGCGCCTCGACCGTCAAGGACGGCGCCTCCGGCGGGGCGAGCGCCTGGTCGCGGGCCCAGTCGATGGTGTCGACCAGCAGCCGGCCGGCCTCATCGGTCCAGCCCAGGCCTGGCCCGACCGCCTCGGTGACCGCGCTCGCCGAGAGCAGCACCTCCACGCTGCCGGCGGTGCGCCGGTCCCAGCCGACCGCCGGCCCGGTGACCGGGTCGTCGCCGTCGCGGGCCACCGTCAGCTCGGCCAGCGGCTCGCCCACATACTCGGCCAGCACGCTGTAGTAGCCGCCCTCGACGATCAGCGTGGCCGGGTCGTCACCGAGCCTGGCGAAGGCCGGATGCTCGGGGTCGAAACCGGTCAACTGCACCGGCCCGTCGCCGTACCCCTGGGCGCCGACGGTGACCCGGTCGGTGTGCCGCTCCAGCAGCCGGACCCCGCCCCGGTCGACGCCCCAGGTGCCGGTGAAGATGAGCGACACCTCGGCCTCGTCGGCGGCGTCGAGCACCGCGGTGAAGGTCTCGCCGTCGGGGTTGCCGCCGTTGACCACCACCACCTGGTACGGCGTCAGGTCCAACCCGGCGTCCCAGGTGAGCTCGGCGGCGGGTACCCCGGCCTCCTGGAGATACCCGGTGAGCGCGCCGCCGGCGTCGCCGAGCACGCCGATGTCGGTCGGCTGCAGGGTGATGTCCAGCTGGGCCGGTTCGTCCGCGGTGACCGTCACCGTCGCCGTCGCCGACTGGAAGCCGTCGGCCCGCACCGACACCTGGTACTCGCCGGGCAGCAGGTCGGCGGCGATGTAACCACCGTCGGCGCCGGTCGTGGTCGACCAGTTGGTCGGCCCGGCGCCGCTGACCTCGGCGCCGGCGACCGGCTCCCCGGTGGTTGCGGAGACCGTGCCGGAGACCGTGCTGCGGGGCAGCGGCGTCAGGTCTACGTCGAGCGTGACCGTGCCGGATTCCGGGATCTCCACCTGCTCCTCGACGGTGGCGTAGCCGAAGGCCTCGACCTCGATGGTGTGCTCACCGGTGGTGAGCCCGAGGGCGTAACCGCCGTCGGTGCCGGTCACTGCCGTCGCGCCGGTCGCAGACGAGGTGACGGTGGCGCCGGCGAGCGGCTCGCCGCCGCCGGTGACCACCCCGGTCAGTTCGGCCTGCCGGGCGTCGAGTGTCCACGCCACCGCGTTGCGGTAGAGCTGCCGGGCGTCGTCGGTCCACCGTTCGTCTGGCCAGCCGTGGCCGCTGGCGGCGAGACCGCCGAGCAGCAGCTCCACACTGGTTGGTGAGGTGAACTGGTAGCCGACGCCGGCGCCCAGGTCGGCGCCGTCGGTGCGGCCGTGCAGCTGCCCGATGGTCTCGCCGCCGTACCCTTCGAACGACCCGTACTGCTGGTTCTGGTTGCTGAGGGTGCTGGTGATCAGCTCGATCGGTTCCCCCACCTCGAACCCGGCGAAGATCGGATGCGCGACGGTCGGTACGTAGTCGACGCCGACGCTGACGAAGCCCCAGTCGGCGCTGGCCGGGTCACCGCGTTGGGCAGCGAGCTGTGGGATCGCGTACCCGCCGCCGTGCTGACTGCTGTGGATCATCGACACGCCGGCGTCGGCGGCGGCGTCCACCAGCACCGGGAAGTCGTCCTGCTGCGCCGCCAGCAGCGACGCGTTGACGATCACCAGCTGGTAGTCGTCGACCCGGTCGACCAGCTCCGGCAGCTCGGCGCGGGGCACCAGCTCCACCTCGTACCCCTCCGCGGTGAGCAGGCCGGCCAGCGATTCACCGTGGGTGCTGGAGCCGGTGGTGTCCACCACCGCGACCGTGGCTCCCGCCGCCAGCTGCACGTCGGCGGTGACGGTGCCGCCGTCCGGGACGGTCACCGGCAGCTGCGCGGTCCGGTACCCGTCGGCGGTGATCCGGACCGTCCAGTCGCCCGCCGGCACCGCGTCGACCAGGTAGTCACCACTGTCGTCGGTGGCGCCGGTCAGCGGCGTGCCCAGCACCGTCACCTCCGCGTCGGGCACCGGGGCGCCGTCCGGGCCGGTGACCGTGCCGGCGATGCCGCCGGCGGGATCGGCGGGCAGGGTCACCGGCGCGCTGCGGGTCTCGCCCGCGGCGACCGTCACCTCGACCGTCTCGGTGGCGTGACCAAAGGCGCTGACCTGCAACGTCCAGCTGCCCGGTGCGAGCGGCACCAGGAAGCTGCCGTCGCCCTCACGCCCCTGGTAGGTCCGGCCGGTCTCCACCACCTGGACCTCGCTGGCGATTCGGCCCCCCAGGTCACTGTCGACGGTGCCTCGCACCTCGGCGCCGAGCTGGTCGGCGGTCAGCGCCCATGCGAGGGCGTTGACGAGCAGCCGCTCGGCCTGCGGGGTCCAGTTCAGCGCCGCCGACGTTCGGGTACCCGGGGCCCCGTGGGTGGTGATCGACGAGGTGGCGAGCAGGACGTCCACCGCCGCAGTGGTCCGGCCCCGGTAGGCGACCGCGGCGCCGCGCTCACCGTGATCGCCGGTGGTGAGGGCGGCGACGGTTTCGCCGGCGAACTCGTCGAAGAAGCTGTACCGGCCGCCGTCGACCATCAGCGGGAACTCACTGTCCAGGCCCGCCACCAGTGGGTGCGGCTCGGCGACAGCTGCGGTCACCGGCCCGTCGTTGAAGCCTTCACCCAGCACCGCCGGGTCGTCGTCGTGCTCG carries:
- a CDS encoding cation:proton antiporter is translated as MEHVDLIGIGAVVLVAGLVARIGRRFGLPTIPCYLIVGILLGPGTPGPVFVAHPGDLSLLAALGLVLLLFHLGLEFPVEQVLSSGRRLFLAAGFYIGLNISAGLALGFALGWGAAEALVIAGAMGISSSAIATKLLIELRRLANVETPAVLGIIVIEDIFLAFYLALLAPVLSGAGSPLGFARDIAISFGFLLLLFTIARYGARVIGTVIGSREDELLAVLAIGLVVLVAGLSEEVGVSDAIGALLIGLVVSRTAVRERVERVVLPMRDLFAAVFFVTFGLSIDVGDFGAVAIPVAIAVVVTVACNVIAGVWTARLFGLNQRAAANIGLTILGRGEFSLILVTLALAAGLDARIGPFVALYVLILAIFSPLLAARSRLLARVLPDWLFRENWRYVREETISTACTHLDQIRVTETDQQECAECVATGDDWVQLRLCLSCGVVRCCDDSINKHATAHFRQTNHPIVESLEPGEHWRYCYIDNTLVRPPLGQRS
- a CDS encoding potassium transporter TrkA: MGHGVHVQELPGIGRRYDLDLGRGERRLSVVVRKDRTRDLYVFADTSDEPTAVVELTEEQARKLGALLGGTFFEE
- a CDS encoding SAM-dependent methyltransferase; this translates as MSSPALRAARYARMRWNTPLSDSHAELLLQRLDLPAASHLLDLGCGWGELLLRAVDAAPTEVTGTGVDVDEALLTQGRALAADRSLDARVRFVAHDAADWREPADRVLCVGAAHALGGTVDALRALTHLVSPGGRLLFGEVFWQQSPTAELIDLFGDQTGSLADLVEQARVTGWRVLHLSTADQREWDDFESSWLAGSQEWLLANPADPQATEVGDELDSRLRQYVGGYRGILGLGYLVLGRPRAAAQPGSGDESSPVLEVAEQ
- a CDS encoding IS110 family transposase — its product is MRDRMEARLEIIYTHVGGIDVHKKQVTVTARTPDPKRDRRWETTRTFRAFYADLLKMASWLVVERGVRHVAMESTGPYWWPVYSALREVAGPELTIEVVNAAHVKAVPGRKTDVKDAAWLAQLMEVGLLRGSFVPPEQVRVMRDWSRYLTKLTQERSREKQRLLKMLEAAGIKLDNVASDTFGVSGRLMLEALVAGERDPQVLAGLARGVLRNKASDLRLALAGRFTAHHGEMVGLHLARIDHLEQMVGQVKDKIGRLGGEQPGGLVAPFAAQARLLMSIPGLGERAATVIISEIGVDMGRFPTGKHLAAWAGLAPGNNESAGRRRRSRHRKGNSHVQSILVEAALSVSRTRTRLGARFHRLHRRFGGRTSPGAAKKAAFAVAHTLIKVIWSVLSTGVAYQDLGHDYYTRRLDPHMQTKKLVAQLEMLSGKKIVFVDDGGEATA